The following proteins are encoded in a genomic region of Spirosoma sp. SC4-14:
- a CDS encoding tetratricopeptide repeat protein, which translates to MRSLTILIILFCGIGLCQAQTLPVLPEINFDRRSDVRYMDSLRLLGHQYLRLSDRLAHTSRNDTIRLEGLRYLAIVFKQWRNNKTDSSHYYAGKLVQVAQQLHNPLYQVRGLMLEEYFYRVQKNDYPKALQINQQASILCAGLPRASSPLWQVQMNMGDIYVLLRDYPKALQSYQSSLDLLPLNTLVSRQNQKLLMAQAVSQIGEVYERQQKFDAARGQFEESRRLTRETTSLTNIIYADERLGDFYNMRQQPGKAILYYDEALAGWKQLNSSVGQASVWARLAECHAQTGNSALAISYGERAMEVARQQDNLRIRQMASHALYRAYRTDGQTQKALEQFEEFNMFKDSLNKQKRVEETLALQNEYAIRLVREEAEKRELIQQRQLMDVRRQAEIARLRAEAEREQIEGESRMNQLRQRIETERLRADSQRSRLEQRARIESLSHTIEQESLMRLFLVCGLIMLLVFVAVYYRKNRLIARQKQEIEELNRGLEDKVAERTAELKLANDQLRAKNREIEEALLRGQTLERKRMAADLHDSLGGLLAAIKVSLSALNPTQMPEREQQIYRNLLGMTKEAFAEVRYLSHNLQPDELEKQGLSEALTRLVNKLNLSQKITFRLDKEQLPRLDKTTEFNLYSICIELCSNILRHSEATEADIIFRRFANELNMIVKDNGCGMDPADATGMGLRNIQARMDAIRGRYEVHSGTSEGTTFIFILPTSSDMAPSPTV; encoded by the coding sequence ATGAGAAGTCTGACAATTTTGATCATTCTGTTCTGCGGGATTGGGCTTTGTCAAGCGCAAACGCTCCCCGTATTACCTGAGATCAATTTTGACCGAAGAAGCGATGTCCGTTATATGGACAGTTTGCGTTTGCTGGGGCATCAGTATCTACGGCTATCAGACCGATTAGCACATACATCACGGAATGATACAATTCGGCTGGAAGGTTTACGGTATCTGGCAATTGTGTTTAAGCAATGGCGAAATAACAAGACCGACAGTAGCCATTATTACGCAGGTAAACTCGTACAGGTAGCGCAACAACTGCATAATCCACTCTACCAGGTCCGGGGCCTGATGCTGGAAGAGTATTTCTACCGGGTACAGAAAAACGATTACCCTAAGGCCTTACAAATTAATCAGCAGGCATCAATACTCTGTGCTGGTTTACCCAGGGCAAGTTCACCTTTGTGGCAAGTGCAGATGAATATGGGCGATATTTATGTTTTACTGCGCGACTACCCTAAAGCTTTGCAGAGCTATCAGAGCTCATTAGATCTGCTTCCCTTAAATACGCTTGTTTCCAGGCAGAACCAAAAGCTCTTGATGGCCCAGGCCGTCTCTCAGATTGGTGAAGTGTATGAACGACAGCAAAAATTTGATGCCGCCAGAGGACAGTTCGAAGAAAGCCGCCGATTAACACGGGAAACCACCTCGCTGACCAATATTATCTATGCCGACGAGCGACTCGGAGATTTTTATAATATGCGCCAACAACCCGGCAAAGCAATTCTCTACTATGACGAAGCGCTTGCCGGATGGAAGCAACTGAACAGTTCGGTAGGGCAGGCGTCGGTGTGGGCCCGGCTGGCAGAGTGTCATGCTCAGACAGGAAATTCGGCTTTGGCAATATCCTATGGCGAACGTGCAATGGAAGTGGCCCGGCAGCAGGATAACCTCAGAATTAGACAAATGGCCAGTCATGCGCTCTATCGTGCCTACCGAACAGACGGGCAAACGCAGAAAGCACTGGAGCAGTTTGAGGAATTTAACATGTTTAAAGACAGCCTCAACAAACAGAAACGAGTTGAAGAAACGCTTGCCTTACAAAATGAATATGCTATTCGACTCGTTCGTGAAGAAGCCGAAAAACGGGAACTTATTCAGCAGCGTCAGTTGATGGATGTTCGTCGGCAGGCCGAAATTGCCCGGCTCAGGGCTGAAGCCGAACGGGAACAAATTGAAGGCGAAAGTCGGATGAATCAGCTTCGACAGCGTATCGAAACCGAGCGCCTGCGGGCCGATTCGCAGCGCAGTCGCCTTGAACAGCGAGCCCGTATCGAATCGCTTAGCCATACCATTGAGCAGGAATCGCTGATGCGATTGTTTCTGGTATGCGGCCTAATCATGCTGCTGGTATTTGTGGCTGTCTATTATCGAAAAAATCGATTGATTGCTCGCCAAAAGCAGGAAATTGAAGAGCTTAATCGCGGCTTGGAAGATAAAGTTGCAGAGCGAACGGCTGAGCTGAAATTAGCCAATGACCAGCTTCGGGCTAAGAATCGTGAAATTGAAGAAGCCTTATTGCGGGGGCAAACGCTGGAGCGAAAACGTATGGCTGCCGATCTGCACGACAGCCTTGGGGGATTATTGGCCGCCATCAAGGTTAGCCTGTCGGCTCTGAACCCAACCCAGATGCCAGAGCGAGAGCAGCAGATATACCGCAACCTGTTAGGAATGACCAAAGAAGCTTTTGCCGAAGTTCGGTATCTGTCGCACAACCTTCAACCCGACGAGCTGGAAAAGCAGGGACTCTCAGAAGCGCTTACCCGATTAGTTAACAAACTCAACCTATCGCAGAAAATTACGTTTCGGCTCGATAAGGAACAATTGCCCCGCTTAGATAAAACTACGGAGTTCAATCTCTACTCGATCTGTATCGAACTGTGCAGTAATATCCTGCGTCATTCCGAAGCCACCGAAGCCGACATCATCTTTCGCCGTTTCGCAAATGAGCTGAATATGATCGTAAAAGATAATGGTTGCGGAATGGACCCGGCCGATGCTACCGGAATGGGATTACGGAATATACAAGCCCGCATGGATGCAATTCGGGGCCGTTATGAGGTCCATTCGGGGACTAGCGAAGGTACTACGTTTATTTTTATTCTGCCCACCTCGTCAGACATGGCACCATCGCCTACGGTTTAA
- a CDS encoding RNA polymerase sigma factor — protein sequence MEKAQVNDSELISLYIRGNEKAFAKLVQRHKSKIYTTIYLIVKDQYVAEDLMQDTFIKAVDTLKSGKYNEEGKFLPWIIRIAHNLAIDYFRKDKRYPSVVFEDGSSVFNTLEFAEDSIESLQIRQETHEHLRELIQRLPEQQRQVLIMRHYEEMSFQEIADATGVSINTALGRMRYALINLRKQLSKRSLSYDKNIYPR from the coding sequence ATGGAAAAAGCCCAGGTAAACGACAGTGAGTTGATTTCCCTGTATATCCGTGGTAATGAAAAAGCCTTTGCAAAATTAGTGCAGCGGCACAAATCGAAGATTTACACGACTATCTATCTGATTGTCAAAGATCAATATGTAGCCGAAGACCTGATGCAGGACACCTTTATTAAAGCTGTGGACACGCTCAAGTCGGGTAAATACAACGAGGAAGGCAAATTTCTACCCTGGATTATCCGAATCGCTCATAACTTGGCCATTGACTATTTCCGAAAAGATAAACGCTACCCCAGTGTGGTGTTTGAAGACGGAAGCAGTGTGTTCAACACGCTTGAGTTTGCAGAGGATTCGATAGAATCACTACAGATTCGCCAGGAAACACACGAGCATTTGCGTGAGTTGATTCAGCGATTGCCCGAACAACAACGTCAGGTGCTCATAATGCGGCACTACGAGGAAATGAGTTTCCAGGAGATTGCCGATGCAACCGGCGTCAGCATTAACACAGCATTGGGACGTATGCGGTATGCGCTAATTAACCTGCGCAAACAACTGAGCAAACGTTCGCTGAGTTATGATAAAAACATTTACCCAAGATGA
- the nth gene encoding endonuclease III — translation MQKKERFRRFLDYFTEHYPEPKTELTFGNPYELLVAVILSAQCTDKRINQITPALFARFPEPESLAAASVEEVFTYIRSVSYPNNKAKHLVGMAKALMERFGGEIPGTVEELQTLPGVGRKTAHVILSVVFNEPTMAVDTHVFRVSHRLGLAPLTATTPLAVEKALMAYIPRQYVPKAHHWLILHGRYVCLARAPKCEVCALTDFCKYYQKRDL, via the coding sequence ATGCAAAAGAAAGAACGCTTTAGGCGGTTTCTCGACTACTTCACGGAGCATTACCCCGAACCCAAAACAGAATTGACCTTTGGCAATCCGTACGAATTGCTGGTTGCAGTTATTTTATCAGCCCAATGCACTGATAAACGCATAAATCAAATTACGCCTGCCCTATTTGCTCGATTTCCAGAACCCGAATCGCTGGCAGCCGCGTCAGTTGAGGAGGTATTCACCTACATTCGTAGCGTATCGTATCCTAACAACAAGGCAAAACACCTGGTTGGCATGGCAAAAGCGCTTATGGAACGATTTGGCGGAGAAATTCCAGGAACGGTCGAGGAATTACAAACTCTGCCGGGTGTAGGCCGAAAAACCGCACACGTAATTCTGTCGGTCGTTTTTAACGAGCCCACAATGGCGGTCGATACTCATGTATTTCGAGTATCGCATCGGCTTGGCTTAGCGCCCTTAACAGCAACAACACCACTGGCTGTCGAAAAAGCATTGATGGCGTATATTCCCAGGCAATATGTCCCAAAAGCTCATCACTGGCTCATTCTGCACGGCCGCTATGTGTGTCTGGCCCGCGCCCCTAAGTGCGAGGTCTGTGCCTTAACAGATTTTTGTAAGTATTATCAGAAGCGGGATTTATAG
- a CDS encoding nucleoside-diphosphate kinase has product MATNQTFTMIKPDAVEDGHTGAIIKMIEEAGFRIVAIKKTQLTPERAGQFYAVHRDRPFYNDLRTYMSSGPIVPMILEKDNAVADFRKLIGATNPAQAEEGTIRKLYAKSIEANAIHGSDSDENAQIEGSFFFATTEQY; this is encoded by the coding sequence ATGGCTACGAACCAAACGTTCACCATGATTAAGCCCGATGCTGTAGAAGATGGGCATACCGGAGCAATTATTAAAATGATTGAGGAAGCGGGTTTTCGCATCGTTGCAATCAAAAAAACGCAACTGACGCCCGAACGGGCCGGACAGTTCTATGCTGTTCATCGCGATCGGCCATTCTATAATGACTTAAGGACGTATATGTCGTCGGGGCCGATTGTGCCAATGATTCTGGAGAAAGACAATGCAGTAGCTGATTTCCGTAAGCTAATCGGCGCTACTAATCCAGCTCAGGCTGAAGAAGGCACCATTCGCAAATTGTATGCCAAGTCGATCGAAGCCAATGCTATTCATGGCTCTGACTCGGACGAAAATGCTCAGATTGAGGGAAGTTTCTTCTTCGCTACAACCGAGCAGTATTAA